One part of the Fusobacterium pseudoperiodonticum genome encodes these proteins:
- a CDS encoding RidA family protein: MKRVINTTNAPAALGPYSQAIEANGVLYVSGQIPFVPATMTLVSEDVEEQTKQSLENIGAILKEAGYEFKDVVSATVYIKDMNDFTKINGVYDKYLGEVKPARACVEVARLPKDVKVEIGVIAVK; the protein is encoded by the coding sequence ATGAAAAGAGTTATTAACACAACAAATGCACCAGCTGCACTAGGACCTTATTCTCAAGCTATCGAAGCAAATGGAGTTTTATATGTATCAGGACAAATTCCTTTTGTTCCAGCTACAATGACATTAGTTTCTGAAGACGTTGAAGAACAAACAAAACAATCTTTAGAAAATATAGGAGCTATCTTAAAAGAAGCTGGATATGAATTTAAAGATGTCGTTAGTGCAACAGTTTATATCAAAGATATGAATGATTTCACTAAAATAAATGGAGTTTACGACAAATATTTAGGTGAAGTTAAACCTGCAAGAGCTTGTGTTGAAGTTGCTAGATTACCAAAAGATGTAAAAGTTGAAATTGGAGTTATAGCTGTTAAATAG
- a CDS encoding TonB-dependent receptor family protein, whose translation MKKKFMLLALIVLGSVSAFAEETPVLELKQTVVTSDSFGTSVRETTKNMTVVNAKEIKEKGAKTIADALRGVPGVVVREMDGSSPTIDLRGSGATAQFNTVILLDGIPVSGLAGFNLNSVPVEEISKIEVLQGAGAVMYGDGAIGGVVNIITKAPTNKTVYGGAGLEVGSWGTLRENVHLGGKVGDKLLLNASYSGSTSKDYRDRSPQYENKKDKTDSLWLRGKYLLDNGSIAINYNHSEDKDYYTGSLSKEQFDKNPRQAGSWSGYTYGINDIVNAKYNQKINDKIDIFLTAGYYHNKDKFQNNSTSEYFLRPEVKYTYAKDSYVTLGLDYRDGKRDFKDDVFVNGVSQKAPDDKRESFAGYITNKSTFGKWQFTQGYRREKVKYEYSSKVYNPMTWQLSEIKPQSADYASNDSFEFGVNYLYSDTGNVFFNYTRALRTPTIQDAGAWYGPVKTQKNDIFEIGLRDAYKNTSVATSVFYINSKNEIYYDKTNPFSSNNQNFDGKVRRIGAQLSMAHYFDNLTLRERVSYIVPKVTSGTYDGKEFAGVSRWTINTGATYKFAKGLTANVDAYYQSNAYAEDDFDNYFSKGNNYITVDANLSYAFENGIELYTGVSNLFDKKYADAVTSTRSSWGAGPRKVYYPANGRSVYAGIKYTF comes from the coding sequence ATGAAGAAAAAATTTATGTTATTGGCTTTAATTGTATTAGGGAGTGTGAGTGCTTTTGCAGAAGAAACTCCTGTTTTGGAGCTTAAACAAACAGTTGTAACTTCTGATAGTTTTGGAACTTCTGTTCGTGAAACAACTAAAAATATGACAGTTGTAAATGCAAAAGAAATTAAAGAAAAAGGTGCAAAAACTATTGCTGATGCACTTAGAGGAGTACCTGGAGTTGTTGTCAGAGAAATGGATGGTTCTTCTCCAACAATAGATTTAAGAGGTTCAGGAGCAACAGCACAATTTAATACTGTTATTTTGTTAGACGGTATACCTGTAAGTGGGCTTGCAGGATTTAATTTGAATTCTGTTCCAGTTGAAGAAATTTCAAAAATAGAAGTTCTTCAAGGAGCAGGTGCAGTTATGTATGGAGACGGAGCTATTGGTGGAGTAGTAAATATAATCACTAAAGCACCAACAAACAAAACTGTATATGGTGGAGCAGGATTAGAAGTAGGTTCTTGGGGAACTTTAAGAGAAAATGTTCATTTAGGTGGAAAAGTAGGAGATAAACTTCTATTAAATGCTTCTTATTCAGGAAGTACATCTAAAGATTATAGAGATAGAAGTCCTCAATATGAAAATAAGAAAGATAAAACAGACAGTCTTTGGTTAAGAGGAAAATACTTATTAGATAATGGAAGTATTGCAATCAACTATAATCATAGTGAAGATAAAGATTACTATACAGGTTCTTTAAGCAAAGAACAATTTGATAAGAACCCAAGACAAGCAGGTTCTTGGAGTGGTTATACTTATGGTATAAATGATATTGTCAATGCTAAATACAATCAAAAAATAAATGATAAAATTGATATTTTCCTAACAGCTGGATACTATCATAATAAAGATAAATTCCAAAACAATTCAACTTCTGAATATTTCTTAAGACCAGAAGTTAAATACACTTATGCAAAAGATAGTTATGTTACATTGGGACTTGACTATAGAGATGGAAAAAGAGATTTTAAAGATGATGTCTTTGTTAATGGAGTAAGTCAAAAAGCCCCTGATGATAAAAGAGAATCATTTGCAGGTTATATCACAAACAAATCAACTTTTGGTAAGTGGCAATTTACTCAAGGTTATCGTAGAGAAAAAGTTAAATATGAATATAGTTCAAAAGTTTACAATCCTATGACTTGGCAATTAAGTGAAATAAAACCTCAGTCAGCTGACTATGCAAGTAATGATAGCTTTGAATTTGGAGTAAACTATTTATATTCTGATACAGGAAATGTTTTCTTTAACTATACAAGAGCTTTAAGAACTCCAACAATACAAGATGCTGGAGCTTGGTATGGACCTGTAAAAACTCAAAAGAATGATATCTTTGAAATAGGACTAAGAGACGCTTACAAGAATACTTCTGTGGCAACTTCTGTATTCTACATAAATTCTAAAAATGAAATTTATTATGATAAGACTAACCCATTCAGTTCTAATAACCAAAACTTTGATGGAAAAGTTAGAAGAATTGGAGCACAATTATCAATGGCACACTATTTTGATAATTTAACATTGAGAGAAAGAGTTTCATACATAGTACCAAAGGTAACAAGTGGAACTTACGATGGAAAAGAATTTGCAGGAGTATCAAGATGGACAATAAATACAGGAGCAACTTACAAGTTCGCAAAAGGACTTACTGCTAATGTAGATGCTTATTATCAAAGTAATGCCTATGCAGAAGATGATTTTGATAACTATTTCTCAAAAGGAAATAATTATATAACAGTTGATGCTAACTTATCTTATGCTTTTGAAAATGGAATTGAGCTTTATACAGGAGTTAGTAATCTATTTGATAAAAAATATGCAGATGCTGTAACTTCAACTAGAAGTTCTTGGGGAGCTGGACCAAGAAAGGTTTACTACCCTGCTAATGGAAGAAGTGTGTATGCAGGTATTAAATATACATTCTAA
- a CDS encoding ABC transporter substrate-binding protein, which produces MKKLFLFLILLFSFTIVNAKGAQAKKYNHIVSLNLSTDEMLLGLVSENRIAGLSGKINEDKEISNIVNRAKKFTKVEANEEVLISLEPDLIITADWLSKKTNHLSELTGAKVYIYKTANSYEEQKKLIRDLAILVEEKENGEKLIANMDNRLKALQNKIAKKYKGPKPRILMYTTFGSTSGKNTTFDDMVRLINGINVISEAGINKYQDISKEKIIELNPDIIIVPIAKKYDNVAKVSKLFFEDPSLKNVKAVKNKKVYFVQYKDISATSQYMIDNIENLAKVVYQFKE; this is translated from the coding sequence TTGAAAAAATTATTTTTATTTCTAATTTTGCTATTCTCTTTTACCATTGTAAATGCTAAGGGAGCACAAGCTAAAAAATATAATCATATTGTTAGTTTGAATTTAAGTACAGATGAAATGCTATTGGGACTTGTCTCTGAAAATAGGATAGCGGGTTTAAGTGGAAAAATTAATGAAGATAAAGAAATTTCTAATATTGTAAACAGAGCTAAAAAATTTACAAAAGTTGAAGCTAACGAAGAAGTTTTAATATCTTTAGAGCCTGACTTGATTATTACAGCTGATTGGTTGTCAAAAAAAACAAATCATCTTTCAGAATTAACAGGTGCAAAAGTATATATCTATAAGACAGCTAACAGTTATGAAGAACAAAAAAAGTTAATCAGAGACTTAGCAATCTTAGTGGAAGAAAAAGAAAATGGCGAAAAATTAATAGCAAATATGGATAATAGGCTAAAAGCTTTACAAAATAAGATAGCTAAAAAATATAAGGGACCAAAACCTAGAATTCTTATGTATACTACATTTGGTTCAACAAGTGGTAAAAATACAACTTTTGACGATATGGTGAGATTGATAAATGGGATTAATGTCATATCTGAAGCAGGAATTAATAAGTATCAAGATATTTCAAAGGAAAAAATAATAGAATTAAATCCCGATATTATTATAGTTCCCATAGCTAAAAAATATGATAATGTGGCTAAAGTTTCAAAATTATTTTTTGAAGATCCTAGCTTAAAAAATGTAAAAGCTGTAAAGAATAAGAAAGTTTACTTTGTACAATATAAAGATATCTCAGCAACTTCTCAATATATGATAGATAATATTGAAAACTTAGCAAAAGTTGTATATCAATTCAAGGAGTGA
- a CDS encoding FecCD family ABC transporter permease: MKYRINFNLFLFFLLIGIIIFSLFYGAVRVPISDVIKILLNKTGLFNLEITKKSYVPIVFFVRFPRIMVAVIVGGALALCGCTMQSLLKNPIVDSGIIGISSGASLGAVIAISLGFTATNIFAMPLFSGAFALIISAIIYKISTLRGRTDNLLLILSGIAIGSFVGAITSVILTSLAETEMKEYIFWAMGSLNGRRWEHFLFGLIPIAILSPILFYYGKELNILLLGEEEAKSLGINIKKIRAKILTIIALLTAISVCISGNITFVGLIVPHILRKIIGSDNRKLLKSSFLAGACFLTFSDLLSRIVLAPKEISVGIVTALIGAPYFIYLIVKIRREGKTL; this comes from the coding sequence ATGAAATATAGAATTAATTTCAATCTTTTTCTATTTTTTCTTTTAATAGGAATAATAATTTTCTCTCTTTTTTATGGAGCAGTCAGAGTTCCAATTTCTGATGTTATAAAAATATTATTAAATAAAACAGGACTATTTAATTTAGAAATAACTAAGAAAAGCTATGTTCCAATAGTATTTTTTGTTAGATTTCCAAGAATTATGGTTGCTGTTATAGTTGGAGGGGCTTTAGCATTGTGTGGTTGCACAATGCAAAGCCTTTTAAAAAATCCAATAGTTGACAGTGGTATTATTGGTATATCTAGTGGAGCAAGTTTAGGAGCTGTTATAGCAATTTCATTAGGTTTCACTGCAACAAATATCTTTGCAATGCCTTTATTTTCAGGAGCTTTTGCCTTAATAATCTCGGCTATTATCTATAAGATTTCCACTCTGAGAGGAAGAACGGATAACTTACTTTTAATTTTATCAGGAATAGCTATAGGTAGCTTTGTAGGAGCAATCACTTCTGTTATTTTAACGAGCCTTGCAGAAACAGAGATGAAAGAATATATCTTTTGGGCAATGGGAAGCTTGAATGGTAGAAGATGGGAACATTTTCTTTTTGGATTGATACCTATTGCTATTCTATCTCCTATTTTATTTTACTATGGAAAAGAATTAAATATTCTGTTGTTAGGAGAAGAAGAAGCTAAATCTTTAGGAATAAATATCAAAAAAATAAGAGCTAAAATTTTAACTATCATAGCCTTACTGACAGCTATATCAGTTTGTATAAGTGGAAATATAACTTTTGTAGGTTTGATAGTTCCACATATTTTAAGAAAAATCATAGGTTCAGATAATAGAAAGCTATTAAAATCTTCATTTTTAGCAGGAGCTTGTTTCTTAACATTCAGTGACTTACTATCAAGAATAGTATTAGCACCTAAAGAAATAAGTGTGGGAATAGTAACTGCACTTATAGGAGCACCATATTTTATATATTTAATAGTAAAAATTAGAAGAGAGGGGAAAACCCTATGA
- a CDS encoding ABC transporter ATP-binding protein, whose amino-acid sequence MKNVLEVKNISYSVGENKILKDISFKCQSGEIIGIIGPNGSGKTTLLKSINGINSISSGDISFNNKSLKEYSEKELARDISFMNQNTNIEFDFPCIDIVVLGRYPYLERFQEYSKKDIELAEKYMELTDTLKFRDKSILQLSGGERQRVLFAKILTQESQVILLDEPTASLDMRHEEDLLKEVSKERAKDKIVILVIHNLRTAIKYCSRLILLSNGNIVKDGSVEEVITEENLNNVFGIKTKVYYNEISKSLDFCII is encoded by the coding sequence ATGAAAAATGTTTTAGAAGTAAAAAATATATCATATTCTGTTGGAGAAAATAAAATATTAAAAGATATAAGTTTTAAATGTCAGTCAGGAGAAATTATAGGTATAATTGGACCTAATGGTTCTGGAAAAACTACTCTTTTAAAGAGTATAAATGGTATAAATTCAATAAGTAGTGGAGATATTTCTTTCAATAATAAGAGCCTTAAAGAATATAGTGAAAAAGAGTTGGCAAGAGATATTTCTTTCATGAACCAAAACACTAATATTGAGTTTGACTTCCCTTGTATTGATATTGTTGTTTTAGGAAGATATCCTTATTTAGAAAGATTTCAAGAATATTCTAAAAAAGACATTGAGCTTGCAGAAAAATATATGGAACTTACAGATACTTTAAAATTTAGAGATAAATCAATATTGCAACTATCTGGTGGAGAAAGACAAAGAGTGTTATTTGCAAAAATTCTTACACAAGAAAGCCAAGTGATACTTTTAGATGAGCCTACTGCCAGTCTTGATATGAGGCATGAAGAAGATTTATTAAAAGAAGTTTCAAAAGAAAGGGCTAAGGATAAAATTGTGATATTAGTAATCCATAATTTGAGAACAGCTATTAAATATTGTTCAAGACTGATACTTCTATCTAATGGAAATATTGTAAAAGATGGAAGTGTTGAAGAAGTTATCACAGAAGAAAACTTAAATAATGTCTTTGGAATAAAAACTAAGGTATACTATAATGAAATTTCTAAATCTCTAGATTTTTGTATAATATAG
- a CDS encoding TIM barrel protein, whose translation MYKLLNMADFCSNEELEKDMQYLSKKYGFDGFELIKFFDGDNSSLKEYIKGYHMRFFPSWMELYLEDFTSLYDELKDEKYFKSLCGGHSKKELIEYYKKELERAKELEVEYVVFHACNVKVTEAMTYDFKYSDKEVLTAVISIINDIFEDEEYNFTLLFENLWWSGLKLTNKEEIEYLLNGVKYKNVGFILDTGHMINNNRDIKNSKEGIEYIKKNLENIGEYKNLIYGMHLNYSLSGKYVNKSIKENREKNLDIEEIMSNVYQHVGSIDYHDPFEDKEILDIIRSLPLKYLVFELIGNTQEELEKKIQRQCNIFI comes from the coding sequence ATGTATAAATTATTAAATATGGCAGATTTCTGTTCAAATGAAGAGCTTGAGAAAGATATGCAATATCTTTCTAAAAAATATGGCTTTGATGGTTTTGAGCTGATTAAATTTTTTGATGGAGACAACTCTTCTCTAAAGGAATATATAAAGGGTTATCATATGAGATTTTTCCCTTCATGGATGGAATTATATTTAGAAGATTTCACTTCTTTGTATGATGAGCTTAAAGATGAAAAATACTTTAAATCTCTTTGTGGAGGACATAGCAAAAAAGAATTAATTGAATACTATAAAAAAGAATTGGAAAGAGCTAAAGAGCTAGAAGTTGAATATGTGGTTTTCCATGCTTGTAATGTGAAAGTTACAGAAGCTATGACATATGATTTTAAATATTCTGATAAAGAAGTTTTAACAGCTGTTATTTCAATAATAAATGATATTTTTGAAGATGAAGAATACAATTTTACACTTCTATTTGAAAATCTATGGTGGTCTGGTCTTAAACTTACTAATAAAGAAGAAATTGAATATCTTTTAAATGGAGTAAAATATAAAAATGTTGGTTTTATCTTGGATACAGGACATATGATCAACAACAATAGAGATATCAAAAATTCAAAAGAAGGAATAGAATATATTAAAAAGAATTTAGAAAATATAGGAGAATATAAAAATCTAATATATGGAATGCACCTTAATTACTCTTTGTCAGGAAAATATGTAAATAAGTCTATAAAAGAAAATAGAGAGAAAAACTTAGACATAGAAGAAATAATGAGCAATGTCTATCAACATGTAGGCTCTATCGATTATCATGACCCCTTTGAAGATAAAGAAATTTTGGATATCATAAGATCTCTTCCTCTTAAGTATCTAGTCTTTGAATTAATAGGAAATACACAAGAGGAATTAGAAAAAAAAATCCAAAGACAATGTAATATATTTATTTAA